In one window of Phormidium ambiguum IAM M-71 DNA:
- the pstB gene encoding phosphate ABC transporter ATP-binding protein PstB, producing the protein MNPQSVKSTDTVFQVRNANIYYGNFLAVRDVVMDIPRNQITAFIGPSGCGKSTLLRCFNRLNDLIDSFRLEGNITYNGRNLYDSNIDPVEVRRRIGMVFQKANPFPKSIYDNIAFGPRLNRYKGDMDELVERSLRGAALWDEVKDKLKQSGLSLSGGQQQRLCIARAIAVQPEVILMDEPCSALDPISTLRVEDLLHELKQQYTIIIVTHNMQQASRVSDRTAFFNVQLSEKGGRTGYLVEYDNTELIFQSPKEESTREYVSGRFG; encoded by the coding sequence ATGAATCCGCAATCAGTTAAATCTACTGATACAGTTTTTCAAGTGCGTAATGCGAATATTTATTATGGTAATTTCTTGGCGGTGCGGGATGTCGTGATGGATATTCCCAGAAATCAAATTACGGCTTTTATCGGCCCTTCTGGTTGTGGAAAAAGTACGTTATTACGCTGCTTTAATCGATTAAATGATTTAATTGATAGCTTCCGTTTAGAAGGAAATATTACTTACAATGGTCGTAATCTTTACGATAGTAATATCGATCCTGTAGAAGTGCGGCGGCGGATTGGGATGGTGTTTCAAAAAGCTAATCCTTTCCCGAAATCAATTTATGATAATATCGCTTTTGGGCCTCGTTTAAACCGTTATAAAGGTGATATGGATGAGTTGGTAGAACGATCGCTCAGAGGTGCTGCTTTATGGGATGAAGTTAAAGATAAACTGAAACAAAGTGGTTTGTCTTTATCTGGTGGTCAACAACAACGTTTGTGTATTGCTCGTGCGATCGCAGTTCAACCAGAAGTTATTTTAATGGACGAACCTTGCTCCGCGCTAGACCCAATCTCGACTTTGCGGGTTGAGGATTTACTACATGAATTAAAACAACAATATACCATTATTATTGTGACTCACAATATGCAGCAAGCATCGCGGGTTTCCGATCGCACTGCATTCTTTAATGTGCAACTTTCCGAAAAAGGTGGACGCACAGGTTATTTAGTTGAATATGACAATACAGAATTAATTTTCCAAAGTCCTAAAGAAGAATCAACTCGTGAATATGTGAGTGGACGTTTTGGTTGA
- the pstA gene encoding phosphate ABC transporter permease PstA, protein MSRSYREQNSSFDDGSDLLRANFSPRTLFNNIMTGVAFLLAAMAVIPLFAVLIYVTTQGITSITPSVFVELPPPPMVEGGGFGNAILGTILMVGIGALISVPFGVMASIYLTEFSTGKVSRWVRFATNILSGVPSIIAGVFAYAAVVLTFTAFGWGSYSPIAGGISLAVLMLPIIVRTTDEALQLVPKDVRQAAVGLGATKFQTVWGVVLPAAVPAIVTGTTLGVARAAGETAPLLFTALFSQFWPQLWPPEAFLQPTASLAVLVYNFAIVPFQNQQQLAWAASLILVLLVLITSIITRYVTSRKA, encoded by the coding sequence ATGAGCCGGAGTTACCGAGAACAAAACTCTTCTTTTGATGATGGTAGTGACTTGCTGCGTGCCAATTTTTCTCCCCGAACGTTGTTCAATAATATTATGACTGGGGTGGCTTTTCTGCTAGCGGCTATGGCAGTTATACCTTTGTTTGCAGTACTTATTTATGTAACTACCCAAGGTATAACTAGCATTACTCCTAGCGTATTTGTGGAATTGCCTCCGCCGCCAATGGTAGAAGGGGGAGGTTTTGGAAATGCCATTCTTGGCACTATTCTTATGGTGGGAATTGGGGCGTTAATTAGTGTTCCTTTTGGGGTGATGGCATCAATTTATTTGACAGAATTTAGTACTGGAAAAGTTTCTCGTTGGGTGAGATTTGCGACTAATATTCTTAGTGGCGTGCCTTCGATTATTGCTGGGGTATTTGCTTACGCGGCTGTGGTTTTGACTTTTACTGCTTTCGGTTGGGGTTCTTATTCTCCCATTGCAGGTGGTATTTCTTTAGCGGTGTTAATGTTGCCGATTATTGTGAGAACTACAGATGAAGCTTTACAGTTGGTACCGAAAGATGTGCGCCAAGCTGCTGTAGGTTTAGGTGCAACAAAGTTTCAAACTGTTTGGGGTGTAGTTTTACCCGCAGCTGTTCCGGCTATTGTGACGGGAACTACTTTAGGTGTGGCGCGTGCGGCTGGAGAAACGGCACCTTTGCTGTTTACGGCTTTGTTTTCGCAGTTTTGGCCGCAACTTTGGCCGCCAGAGGCGTTCCTGCAACCGACGGCTTCTTTGGCGGTGCTAGTATATAATTTTGCGATCGTACCTTTCCAAAATCAACAACAATTAGCTTGGGCTGCTTCGCTAATTCTGGTACTGTTAGTTTTAATAACCAGTATCATTACTCGCTATGTTACCAGTCGGAAAGCTTAA
- the pstC gene encoding phosphate ABC transporter permease subunit PstC: MSSTGEKENITIFQPPTTLDKRLDSGFVWLTRLFALGIAALLLWIAFQVAKDALPAIQTFGLGFIFQSAWNPVTNQFGVLPQIYGTLVTSLIALLVAVPVGVGTALILSENFLPSKVRTVLVFLVELLAAIPSVVYGIWGIFVVIPLLRSTLGAWLYSGFGWLPLFSTPLTGPGILPASLVLAIMILPIITAISRDALTSLPPDLRQAALGLGATRWETIIKVLIPAAISGIVGGVMLALGRAMGETMAITMLIGNANTINTSLLAPGNTIASLLASQFAEASGLQISALMYAALVLFVLTLIVNILADLIVQRVKRI; the protein is encoded by the coding sequence ATGAGTAGCACAGGAGAAAAGGAAAATATTACTATTTTCCAACCACCAACAACATTAGATAAAAGGTTAGATAGCGGGTTTGTTTGGTTAACTCGTTTATTTGCATTAGGAATTGCCGCTTTATTATTGTGGATAGCCTTTCAGGTAGCTAAAGATGCTTTACCTGCAATTCAAACTTTTGGACTAGGATTCATTTTTCAAAGTGCTTGGAATCCAGTCACAAATCAATTTGGGGTACTACCTCAAATTTACGGAACTTTAGTTACTTCTTTAATTGCTTTATTAGTAGCTGTGCCAGTGGGAGTTGGGACAGCATTGATTTTGAGTGAGAACTTTTTACCCAGCAAAGTTCGTACTGTTTTAGTTTTTTTGGTAGAACTACTAGCAGCAATTCCCAGCGTAGTTTATGGTATTTGGGGAATTTTTGTGGTAATTCCCTTACTGCGGAGTACTCTAGGTGCATGGCTATATAGCGGGTTTGGGTGGTTGCCTTTGTTTAGCACTCCTTTAACGGGTCCCGGTATTTTACCTGCATCTTTAGTGCTTGCAATTATGATTTTGCCAATTATTACTGCTATCTCCCGCGATGCTTTAACTTCTCTACCTCCTGATTTACGCCAAGCTGCTTTGGGTTTAGGTGCGACTAGATGGGAAACTATTATAAAGGTGTTAATTCCGGCAGCAATTTCTGGTATTGTTGGGGGCGTGATGCTGGCGTTAGGTCGAGCAATGGGCGAAACAATGGCGATTACCATGTTGATTGGTAATGCGAATACAATTAACACTTCTTTATTAGCACCAGGAAATACTATTGCTTCGCTGTTAGCAAGTCAATTTGCGGAAGCAAGTGGGTTACAAATTTCCGCTTTAATGTATGCAGCTTTAGTGTTGTTTGTCTTGACTTTAATTGTCAATATTTTAGCTGATTTGATTGTTCAAAGAGTAAAACGAATTTAG
- the pstS gene encoding phosphate ABC transporter substrate-binding protein PstS yields the protein MILRLTLKNAKTVAATISGVALTIGLSACGPSTTTPIATDSTPAAPGASPAVAPGTPTTATSRLDLAQNVLISGAGASFPAPLYQRWFADFNKVNPKARINYQSVGSGAGVQQFINGTVDFGASDVAMSDEELAKAKGGALMLPVTAGGIVLAYNVPGVQTGLKLSRDVYVDILLGNIKTWNDPKIAADNAGVNLPNLPITVVYRADGSGTTGVFTKHLSAVSPTWQSKVGDGKTVSWPTGVGAKGNEGVTAQIAQTQGAIGYIEYGYAKQNNITYAALQNKAGQFVTYNDQTASKALDAVELPENLRAFIADPDGAESYPIVSYSWLLVYPKYQDAAKAKTIEAMVEYALTEGQKIAPDLGYIPLPPKVAYKVANVAQAISPDFNIAVAPPAGTPDATAASPGATTTTTPGATTTAPATP from the coding sequence ATGATTTTACGTCTTACACTCAAAAATGCCAAAACAGTAGCTGCTACCATTTCTGGAGTAGCTTTGACAATTGGTTTAAGTGCTTGTGGCCCATCAACAACCACGCCAATCGCCACCGATAGCACTCCCGCTGCTCCCGGTGCCAGTCCAGCAGTAGCACCCGGAACACCTACTACCGCTACATCCAGACTAGACTTAGCCCAAAACGTACTCATCTCTGGCGCAGGTGCATCTTTCCCCGCACCCTTGTATCAACGTTGGTTTGCAGATTTTAATAAAGTCAATCCCAAAGCCAGAATTAACTACCAGTCAGTTGGTAGCGGTGCAGGCGTACAACAATTTATTAACGGTACAGTAGACTTTGGCGCTAGTGATGTCGCCATGAGTGACGAAGAACTGGCAAAAGCCAAAGGTGGCGCACTCATGCTACCAGTAACAGCAGGTGGTATCGTCTTAGCGTACAACGTACCTGGTGTCCAAACAGGCTTAAAACTATCACGAGATGTTTATGTAGATATCTTGTTGGGCAATATCAAGACTTGGAATGACCCCAAAATAGCTGCTGATAATGCTGGCGTAAACCTACCCAACTTACCCATCACAGTAGTTTACCGCGCAGATGGTAGCGGTACCACAGGCGTATTTACTAAACATTTGAGTGCCGTTAGTCCGACGTGGCAATCGAAAGTTGGTGATGGTAAAACAGTATCTTGGCCGACAGGTGTTGGTGCAAAAGGTAACGAAGGTGTAACAGCCCAAATCGCTCAAACACAAGGCGCTATTGGTTACATTGAATATGGTTACGCCAAGCAAAATAACATCACATACGCCGCCTTACAAAATAAAGCAGGTCAATTTGTCACGTACAACGACCAAACAGCTTCCAAAGCTTTAGATGCAGTAGAACTGCCAGAAAACCTCAGAGCTTTCATTGCTGACCCAGACGGCGCAGAATCTTATCCTATTGTTAGCTATAGTTGGTTGCTAGTTTATCCCAAATATCAAGATGCAGCCAAAGCCAAAACTATCGAAGCAATGGTGGAATACGCTTTAACTGAAGGACAAAAAATTGCTCCTGATTTAGGTTACATTCCTCTACCTCCAAAAGTTGCTTATAAAGTAGCTAACGTTGCTCAAGCAATTAGTCCAGACTTTAACATTGCAGTTGCTCCTCCAGCTGGAACTCCTGATGCCACCGCTGCTAGCCCTGGTGCAACCACTACTACCACTCCTGGTGCAACAACCACTGCACCTGCTACTCCTTAG
- the bioB gene encoding biotin synthase BioB: MDEDAVNVEQPLREWLQSLTEEIIAGKRLSRAEAIALTKIQGEENILLLCAAADQVRQACCGNTVDLCSIVNVKSGNCSENCGFCSQSVHHPGNDSPVYGLKSKEEILAQAKAAEAAGAKRFCLVSQGRGIKYNSPKSSEFENILETVRQIISETSIKPCCALGEVTAEQAQALREAGVTRYNHNLEASENFYSQIVTTHTWQDRVETVKNLKAAGIQACTGGIIGMGESWEDRVDLALALRELQVESVPINLLNPREGTPLGDRTKLDPIEALKAIAIFRMILPEQILRYAGGREAVMGELQAMGLKAGINAMLIGHYLTTIGQPPEQDHAMLEKLGLQGGEAPIPQNS, from the coding sequence GTGGATGAGGATGCTGTTAATGTTGAGCAGCCGTTGCGAGAATGGTTACAAAGTCTGACTGAAGAGATTATAGCTGGGAAAAGGCTGAGTCGCGCTGAAGCGATCGCACTCACGAAAATTCAAGGTGAAGAAAATATTTTGTTATTGTGTGCCGCTGCTGACCAAGTACGTCAAGCTTGCTGCGGTAATACAGTAGATTTATGCAGCATTGTTAATGTTAAATCGGGCAATTGTTCGGAAAATTGCGGTTTTTGCTCTCAATCAGTTCATCATCCAGGCAATGATTCGCCTGTGTATGGTTTGAAGTCCAAAGAGGAAATTTTAGCTCAAGCAAAAGCTGCTGAAGCGGCAGGTGCTAAGAGATTTTGCTTGGTAAGTCAGGGAAGAGGTATTAAATATAACAGTCCAAAATCATCAGAGTTTGAAAACATATTAGAAACGGTACGGCAAATTATTTCCGAAACCAGCATTAAACCTTGTTGTGCGTTGGGAGAAGTGACCGCAGAACAAGCTCAAGCACTGAGAGAAGCAGGTGTCACTCGCTACAATCATAATTTGGAAGCATCGGAAAACTTTTATTCCCAAATTGTGACGACTCACACTTGGCAAGACAGAGTGGAAACGGTGAAAAACCTGAAAGCGGCGGGTATTCAAGCTTGCACAGGTGGAATTATTGGCATGGGGGAAAGCTGGGAAGACAGAGTAGATTTGGCTTTAGCTTTGCGGGAATTACAAGTTGAATCGGTGCCAATTAATTTGTTAAATCCGAGAGAGGGTACACCGTTAGGCGATCGCACTAAACTAGATCCTATTGAAGCACTAAAAGCGATCGCTATCTTTCGCATGATTTTACCAGAACAAATTCTTCGCTACGCTGGTGGCAGAGAAGCTGTAATGGGAGAACTACAAGCAATGGGATTAAAAGCTGGAATTAATGCCATGTTAATTGGGCATTATTTAACCACAATCGGACAACCTCCAGAACAAGACCACGCCATGTTAGAAAAACTGGGACTCCAAGGCGGTGAAGCACCAATTCCCCAAAATTCATAG
- a CDS encoding biotin transporter BioY has product MFSPTELLWAFIGLLLTIGGTFLEASVTDLPWHWSESGITIHSLGVTYQIGAVLLVGCLGGKNAGALSQIAYLVLGLTWLPVFAQGGGIAYLKLPSFGYLLGFVPGAWLCGYLAFRQPPKLEFLAFSCLCGLLIIHLVGVSYLVFNHYILASPEDVSPIVPDIQKYSLDPIPGQLALVCAVTVLAFILRRIMFY; this is encoded by the coding sequence GTGTTTTCTCCCACTGAACTGTTGTGGGCTTTCATTGGTTTATTGCTTACCATTGGGGGCACTTTTTTAGAAGCATCTGTAACTGATTTGCCTTGGCACTGGAGTGAATCGGGAATTACGATTCACTCTCTAGGCGTTACTTATCAAATTGGTGCAGTATTATTAGTTGGTTGTCTTGGCGGCAAAAATGCAGGTGCCCTTTCCCAAATTGCTTATTTAGTATTGGGTTTAACTTGGTTGCCTGTATTTGCTCAAGGTGGGGGTATTGCCTATCTCAAATTACCGAGTTTTGGATATTTGTTAGGATTTGTTCCTGGTGCTTGGCTTTGTGGTTATTTAGCATTTCGTCAACCACCAAAATTAGAATTTTTAGCTTTTAGCTGCCTTTGCGGTTTGCTAATAATTCATTTAGTAGGTGTCAGTTATTTAGTTTTTAATCACTACATCTTAGCAAGTCCAGAAGATGTTTCTCCCATAGTTCCAGATATTCAAAAGTACTCGTTAGACCCCATACCTGGACAATTAGCACTTGTTTGTGCAGTTACAGTATTGGCTTTTATCCTCCGCAGGATTATGTTTTACTAG
- the lspA gene encoding signal peptidase II encodes MIKNRFFWIVAVICIVIDQITKSWVLQNFQLNESWPLWSGVFHLTYVRNTGAAFSLFSEDGSWLRWLSLLVSLALMAMAWFGPKLPLWDQLGYGFILGGAIGNGIDRFLYGYVVDFFDFRLIRFPVFNVADVCINVGIACLFISIFRKSQPSNGQGSRGAEGQRSRGE; translated from the coding sequence ATGATTAAAAATCGTTTTTTTTGGATTGTTGCTGTCATCTGTATTGTTATAGATCAAATTACTAAATCTTGGGTGTTGCAAAACTTTCAATTAAACGAAAGTTGGCCTTTGTGGTCAGGTGTTTTTCATCTTACTTATGTGAGAAATACTGGTGCAGCTTTTAGCTTGTTTAGTGAAGATGGTAGCTGGTTACGTTGGCTATCTTTACTGGTGAGTTTGGCATTGATGGCTATGGCTTGGTTTGGCCCAAAATTACCTTTATGGGATCAATTAGGTTATGGTTTTATTTTAGGGGGAGCTATTGGCAATGGAATTGACAGATTTCTTTACGGTTATGTGGTAGATTTTTTCGATTTTCGATTGATTCGTTTCCCGGTTTTTAATGTGGCAGATGTATGTATTAATGTGGGAATTGCTTGCTTGTTTATTTCTATATTTCGCAAATCTCAACCCAGTAATGGGCAGGGGAGCAGGGGAGCAGAGGGGCAGAGGAGCAGAGGGGAATAG
- a CDS encoding transglycosylase domain-containing protein, with product MTPPHPQKPRPTIMGAITQAVQTVQAKVNFSKLALKPNARVPELRVQDADSDQAEVYPLLGDRYKLGRSSKSCDIVVRNPVVSQIHLSLTRTGRRQKTFLIKDENSTNGIYRGRQRVSSRKLRHGDILTLGPRELAGAVRIQYYDPPTWYEKAINWGVYGITGLTALLVIAVLLEWQKFSVHPLPNATRGPVIVYAGDETPLRTPRNTAHVEFKKLSDFSPYLPKAVVASEDKRFYWHLGVDPIGIARASFIISKGGDRQGGSTVTQQVARSLFRDYVGSADSLGRKLREAIVALKLETFYSKNDILLTYLNRVFLGGDSYGFEDAAQYYFGKSARDVTLAEAATLVSNLPAPNNFNPCGDSQSRQRAITLRNGVIIRMLEQGKITTEEASKARRSPLEVNPKVCQEQASTISPYFYSYVFNELEFLLGEELAREGNFIIETALNLRMQARAESALRNTISNVGANSRFSQGAIVTLDSRTGAILTMVGGLDYKQSQFNRVTQAHRQAASTFKIFPYAAALDRGISPNKFYSCAPLVWRQRYPGCERTGGGSANMYNGMAQSENVIALRVAQDVGLESVVQMAQKMGIQSKLNPVPGLALGQSEVYPLEMTGAFGAIANNGVWNRPHAIVRIRDSSFCRDIKDLQTCPEIYSFDPNKNANSQRVLRQQVADRMNTLLRGVVQFGTGRNASLGLGEEAGKTGTNSDNRDLWFVGYVPSQRLVTGVWLGNDDNSPTRGSSAQAASLWGNYMRQIIR from the coding sequence ATGACTCCTCCCCATCCGCAAAAACCTCGTCCGACGATTATGGGTGCTATCACCCAGGCAGTGCAAACGGTACAAGCGAAGGTCAATTTTTCTAAGTTAGCATTGAAGCCGAATGCTAGAGTACCGGAATTGCGAGTTCAGGATGCTGATTCAGATCAAGCTGAGGTTTATCCGCTGTTGGGCGATCGCTATAAACTAGGTCGTAGTTCTAAATCTTGCGATATTGTGGTACGTAATCCGGTAGTGAGTCAAATTCATTTGTCTTTGACTCGCACTGGACGCAGACAGAAAACTTTTCTGATTAAAGATGAAAACTCAACTAATGGAATTTATCGCGGTCGTCAGCGAGTTTCATCCAGAAAATTGCGTCACGGTGATATCTTAACTTTAGGGCCGAGGGAATTGGCTGGTGCAGTAAGAATTCAATATTACGATCCGCCAACTTGGTATGAAAAAGCAATAAATTGGGGTGTTTATGGCATTACTGGATTAACAGCATTGTTAGTAATTGCTGTTTTGTTGGAGTGGCAAAAATTCTCTGTGCATCCTTTACCAAATGCTACGAGAGGACCTGTAATTGTTTATGCGGGTGATGAAACACCTTTGCGAACTCCGCGCAATACTGCTCATGTGGAATTTAAGAAATTATCTGATTTTTCGCCTTATTTACCGAAGGCGGTAGTTGCTTCGGAAGATAAGCGTTTTTATTGGCATTTGGGGGTCGATCCGATCGGGATTGCCAGAGCAAGTTTTATTATTAGTAAAGGTGGCGATCGTCAAGGTGGAAGTACGGTTACTCAACAAGTTGCTCGTAGTTTATTCCGTGATTATGTAGGTTCGGCAGATTCTTTGGGGCGCAAATTACGGGAAGCTATTGTCGCTTTAAAGTTAGAAACTTTTTATAGTAAAAATGATATTTTATTAACTTACCTGAATCGGGTATTTTTGGGCGGTGATAGTTACGGTTTTGAAGATGCTGCTCAATATTATTTTGGCAAGTCGGCGCGAGATGTAACTTTAGCAGAAGCGGCGACTTTGGTGAGTAATTTACCTGCGCCGAATAACTTTAATCCTTGTGGTGATAGTCAGTCACGTCAAAGAGCAATTACTTTGCGAAATGGGGTGATTATTCGGATGTTGGAACAAGGTAAAATTACTACGGAGGAAGCGAGTAAAGCTAGACGATCGCCTTTAGAAGTTAATCCCAAAGTTTGTCAGGAACAAGCTAGTACAATTTCACCTTATTTCTACAGTTATGTGTTCAATGAATTGGAGTTTTTGTTGGGGGAAGAACTAGCGAGAGAAGGGAATTTTATTATTGAAACTGCTTTGAATTTGCGAATGCAAGCTAGGGCGGAATCGGCTTTGCGAAATACTATTAGTAATGTTGGTGCGAATAGTCGATTTTCTCAAGGTGCGATCGTTACTCTTGATTCTAGAACTGGGGCAATTTTAACGATGGTGGGGGGATTAGATTACAAACAAAGTCAATTTAATCGCGTGACTCAAGCACATCGTCAAGCAGCATCAACTTTCAAAATTTTTCCTTATGCAGCAGCGTTGGATCGAGGTATTTCACCTAATAAATTTTATTCTTGTGCGCCTTTAGTTTGGCGACAACGTTATCCAGGTTGCGAACGCACTGGCGGCGGTAGTGCAAATATGTACAATGGGATGGCGCAATCGGAAAATGTCATTGCTTTGAGAGTGGCGCAAGATGTAGGTTTAGAAAGTGTCGTGCAAATGGCACAAAAAATGGGAATTCAATCTAAACTGAATCCTGTACCAGGGTTAGCTTTAGGACAAAGTGAAGTTTATCCTTTAGAAATGACTGGTGCTTTTGGTGCGATCGCAAATAATGGGGTTTGGAATCGTCCTCATGCTATTGTGCGGATTCGTGATAGTAGTTTTTGTCGAGATATCAAAGATTTGCAAACTTGTCCCGAAATCTATTCCTTCGATCCTAATAAAAATGCTAATTCTCAAAGAGTTTTACGCCAACAAGTTGCCGATCGAATGAATACTTTATTGCGCGGAGTGGTTCAATTTGGTACGGGAAGAAATGCGTCTTTAGGTTTAGGAGAAGAAGCAGGGAAAACAGGTACTAATAGTGATAACCGAGATTTGTGGTTTGTGGGATATGTTCCGAGTCAAAGGTTAGTTACTGGCGTTTGGTTGGGAAATGATGATAATTCACCAACTAGAGGCAGTAGTGCTCAAGCAGCTTCACTATGGGGAAACTATATGCGCCAAATTATCCGGTGA